In Brevibacterium zhoupengii, the following are encoded in one genomic region:
- a CDS encoding TetR/AcrR family transcriptional regulator, with the protein MRSTNGRNNILRSARDTFAAKGFDGASIRDIAQAAGLSLSALYYYFPSKQEALYELVHTAYTWYSEHSRAAIAEVGGDPTEQLTVAVRYLARYRMENVSVSTVLLRDTERLTGDNAARVKELQREARVIMGDIVQSGIDEGSFHVDSAPLVTRAIHSICNSLSLWYRPTGDLTPDVIERDFTQYSLRILGLDPSSEELDRLMALPISQAGMLDFISDDKS; encoded by the coding sequence GTGAGATCAACCAACGGCCGCAATAACATCCTCCGCTCGGCTCGGGACACCTTCGCAGCCAAGGGCTTCGACGGCGCCTCCATCCGCGATATCGCGCAGGCCGCCGGCCTGAGCCTGTCCGCACTCTACTACTACTTCCCCTCCAAGCAGGAAGCGCTATACGAGCTCGTGCACACCGCATACACCTGGTACAGCGAGCACAGCCGGGCTGCCATCGCCGAGGTGGGCGGTGATCCCACCGAGCAGCTGACCGTGGCCGTACGCTACCTCGCCCGCTACCGCATGGAGAACGTCTCCGTGTCCACAGTGCTGCTGCGCGACACCGAACGACTCACCGGCGACAACGCCGCCCGCGTCAAAGAACTCCAGCGCGAGGCACGAGTCATCATGGGCGACATCGTCCAATCAGGCATCGATGAGGGATCGTTCCACGTCGACAGCGCACCGCTGGTCACACGTGCGATCCACTCGATCTGCAACTCACTTTCGCTCTGGTACCGCCCCACCGGCGACCTGACGCCGGACGTCATCGAACGCGATTTCACCCAGTACTCGCTGCGCATCCTGGGCCTCGATCCCAGCAGTGAGGAGCTCGACCGCCTCATGGCGCTGCCGATCAGCCAGGCAGGCATGCTCGACTTCATCTCCGACGACAAGAGCTGA
- a CDS encoding dipeptide ABC transporter ATP-binding protein, which produces MNENVRDNSTGGSSNAAGRANSILDIEGLDVTFSTDGGDVHAVKNVTLSVTPGEVLAIVGESGSGKTVTARSILGLLPETAQRSGAVIVSGKDVLSVSGEQLRKLRGTDVSMVFQEPSTALNPVYTVGWQIAEGLRAHHRRASKAELKAKVIAAMEQVGIPDAQNRFDYYPHQFSGGQKQRIVIAMALALGAELIVADEPTTALDVTVQAEILDLLRDLRDETGTAIVLITHNMGVVADLADRVAVMYRGDLVEVSSVKQLFSDPKEQYTRDLLGAVPRLGSTVAGSRKAAAAAERTGGSSATAGGDATAPADVTAGGDGKATATSAGESPGSGTPRDERDSIVVARNLDIVYPGGFGRSDFQAVSSVSFDIKAGEVYGLVGESGSGKTTIGRAIAGLTRASGGSLTVLGHEMVGFKEKTFSPIRRRIGFVFQDPAASFNPHLTIGECVAEPFAIHKRDMTAKDRETRVLELLDSVQLPSAYAARYPHELSGGQRQRASLARGLALDPELLIADEPTSALDVSVQAKVLELFVELQNRFDFAALFISHDLAVVDMLSDRIGVLFHGELLEEGTGEKVLGSPSNDYTKRLIASLPVPDPDEQAKRRELARSLRTTVG; this is translated from the coding sequence ATGAATGAGAACGTGAGAGACAACAGCACTGGCGGCTCAAGCAACGCAGCCGGTCGGGCGAATAGCATCCTCGATATCGAGGGTCTCGACGTCACCTTCTCCACCGACGGCGGCGACGTCCACGCGGTGAAGAACGTGACCCTGTCGGTCACCCCCGGGGAGGTGCTGGCCATCGTGGGCGAATCGGGCTCCGGTAAGACCGTGACGGCACGCAGCATCCTCGGCCTCCTGCCCGAAACCGCACAGCGGTCGGGCGCGGTCATCGTCTCCGGCAAGGACGTGCTCAGCGTCTCCGGGGAACAGCTGCGCAAACTGCGAGGAACCGATGTGTCGATGGTCTTCCAGGAGCCGTCGACGGCGCTCAACCCCGTCTACACCGTGGGGTGGCAGATCGCCGAGGGCTTGCGGGCCCACCACAGGCGTGCGAGCAAGGCCGAGCTCAAGGCCAAGGTCATCGCCGCGATGGAACAGGTCGGGATCCCCGATGCGCAGAACCGCTTCGACTACTACCCGCACCAGTTCTCCGGCGGGCAGAAGCAGCGCATCGTCATCGCCATGGCGCTCGCCCTCGGCGCCGAACTCATCGTCGCCGACGAGCCGACGACGGCTCTCGACGTCACAGTTCAGGCCGAGATCCTCGATCTGCTCCGTGACCTGCGCGATGAGACAGGGACCGCGATCGTGCTCATCACCCACAACATGGGTGTTGTTGCCGACCTCGCCGACAGGGTGGCTGTGATGTATCGCGGAGACCTCGTTGAGGTGTCGTCGGTCAAGCAGCTCTTCAGCGATCCGAAGGAGCAGTACACGCGTGACCTCCTCGGCGCCGTCCCTCGTCTGGGATCGACGGTTGCCGGCAGCCGTAAGGCCGCTGCCGCCGCAGAGCGAACTGGTGGTTCGAGTGCGACGGCAGGTGGCGACGCTACGGCACCGGCCGACGTGACGGCGGGTGGCGACGGGAAGGCCACGGCCACCTCGGCGGGGGAGAGCCCTGGCTCCGGCACGCCACGGGACGAGCGCGATTCCATCGTCGTGGCGCGCAACCTCGACATCGTCTACCCGGGAGGGTTCGGGCGATCGGACTTCCAGGCGGTGTCCTCGGTCAGCTTTGACATCAAGGCCGGCGAGGTCTACGGACTGGTCGGCGAATCCGGCTCGGGCAAGACCACGATCGGGCGTGCCATCGCCGGCCTGACCAGGGCCAGCGGGGGCAGCCTCACGGTGCTCGGCCACGAGATGGTCGGATTCAAGGAGAAGACCTTCTCTCCGATCAGGCGCCGGATCGGGTTCGTGTTCCAGGACCCGGCGGCCTCATTCAACCCGCACCTGACGATCGGTGAGTGTGTGGCGGAGCCGTTCGCCATCCACAAACGAGACATGACGGCTAAAGACCGTGAGACGAGAGTCCTCGAACTCCTCGACTCGGTGCAGCTGCCCAGCGCCTACGCTGCCAGGTACCCGCACGAACTCTCGGGCGGTCAACGTCAGAGAGCCTCCCTGGCACGCGGACTGGCCCTCGACCCGGAGCTGCTCATCGCTGATGAGCCGACCTCGGCACTGGACGTGTCGGTGCAGGCCAAGGTCCTCGAGCTGTTCGTTGAGCTGCAGAACAGGTTCGACTTCGCGGCCCTATTCATCAGCCACGACCTGGCCGTCGTCGACATGCTCTCCGATCGCATCGGGGTGCTGTTCCACGGCGAACTGCTGGAAGAGGGCACGGGCGAGAAGGTGCTGGGATCGCCGAGCAACGACTACACGAAGCGACTCATCGCCTCACTGCCTGTGCCCGACCCGGACGAGCAGGCCAAGCGCCGTGAACTGGCCCGCAGCCTGCGCACCACCGTCGGCTGA
- a CDS encoding ABC transporter permease has protein sequence MSTPDNTSQSPENNENFAEAAPGSGVPALAFDDKAKKSLFSRLPIVSHLRQSVGLQRGMLITGLILCGIVLICAIFAPLIAPYGFNQLGTSEGNFGSKLPPGGTHIWGTTVGGYDVFSRVVWGAQTAVAVIIVAVIMSLFAGVILGLVSGYLGGWLDRVLVVIADAVYAFPTLLLALVMSIAISGGQSSAWGGIAAAAFSITVVFIPQYFRVVRAETLRLKAEPFVESAIVLGASKTRIISKHIFRNATRTLPLIFTLNSSEAILTLAGLGFLGFGIEPTSASEWGYDLNKALPDVTSGVWWTSVYPGLAIVLTVLGITLVGESMNDLNDPRLRVRRKAKGAKTSKTAKASQAGASSSINETAEAK, from the coding sequence ATGTCCACTCCAGACAACACATCACAGTCCCCAGAGAATAACGAGAACTTCGCCGAGGCGGCCCCCGGTTCCGGTGTCCCCGCCCTCGCGTTTGATGACAAAGCCAAGAAATCCTTGTTCTCCCGCCTGCCGATCGTCTCCCATCTGCGCCAATCGGTGGGTCTGCAGCGAGGAATGCTCATCACGGGTCTCATCCTGTGCGGCATCGTCCTCATCTGCGCGATCTTCGCACCGCTGATCGCCCCCTACGGGTTCAACCAGCTGGGCACCTCCGAGGGCAACTTCGGATCGAAGCTGCCTCCAGGCGGGACCCACATCTGGGGAACGACAGTCGGCGGCTACGACGTCTTCTCCCGCGTGGTCTGGGGAGCCCAGACCGCGGTGGCCGTCATCATCGTGGCCGTGATCATGTCACTCTTCGCCGGTGTCATCCTGGGACTCGTCTCGGGCTACCTCGGCGGCTGGCTCGACCGCGTCCTCGTCGTCATCGCCGACGCGGTCTATGCCTTCCCGACCCTGCTGCTGGCCCTGGTCATGTCGATCGCAATCTCCGGCGGTCAATCGAGTGCCTGGGGCGGCATCGCCGCGGCCGCGTTCTCGATCACCGTGGTCTTCATTCCGCAGTACTTCCGGGTCGTTCGCGCAGAGACCCTGCGCCTGAAGGCAGAGCCCTTCGTCGAATCGGCGATCGTGCTCGGCGCCTCGAAGACCCGGATCATCTCGAAGCACATCTTCCGCAATGCCACACGGACACTGCCGCTGATCTTCACCCTCAACTCCTCCGAGGCGATTCTGACTCTGGCAGGACTGGGGTTCCTGGGCTTCGGAATCGAACCCACCTCGGCGTCGGAATGGGGTTATGACCTCAACAAGGCGCTGCCGGACGTCACCAGCGGTGTGTGGTGGACCTCGGTGTATCCGGGCCTGGCGATCGTGCTGACGGTCCTGGGTATCACCCTCGTCGGCGAGTCGATGAATGACCTCAACGACCCGCGTCTGCGGGTGCGGCGCAAAGCCAAGGGCGCCAAGACATCGAAGACTGCGAAGGCCTCGCAGGCTGGCGCATCGTCGAGCATCAATGAGACTGCGGAGGCCAAGTGA
- a CDS encoding ABC transporter permease — MSAAISEPGAEAAETSVAVKKPSGGGLGRYVVIRFLLIIPTIFILTTLVFFLMRITGDPITASLGGRLTKSQLAERIHAAGYDRPLIVQYFEYMGNLLKGDFGTTVSDGQPVSSILLNYGTATVELVFYALIVAFILGIPLGMLAAYHRDKAPDAALRILAILGYATPVFFAGMILKLVFGVFLPILPVAGRGTTETEYIMSGVVGPTRFYIIDAIRIGNFEVLGDVLAHAVLPAIALGVLTAGVFLRLVRTNLIGTLGQQYIDSGRSRGISEYRLVTKHAYRPALIPIITVMGMQIALMLAGAVLTETTFEWKGLGFKLAEYLTARDFVAVQGIVVFLAIIVALTNFLVDVIAAFIDPRVRY, encoded by the coding sequence ATGTCTGCAGCCATCAGTGAACCAGGGGCGGAAGCCGCCGAGACTTCGGTCGCGGTGAAGAAGCCCTCCGGGGGCGGATTGGGACGCTATGTCGTCATCCGATTCCTCCTCATCATTCCCACCATCTTCATCCTCACCACTCTGGTCTTCTTCCTCATGCGCATCACCGGTGATCCGATCACCGCATCTCTGGGTGGACGCCTGACCAAGAGCCAGCTGGCCGAGCGCATCCATGCCGCCGGCTACGACCGGCCGCTCATCGTCCAGTACTTCGAGTACATGGGCAATCTGCTCAAGGGCGACTTCGGCACCACGGTCTCCGACGGCCAGCCCGTCTCGAGCATCCTGCTCAACTACGGAACCGCGACCGTCGAACTCGTCTTCTACGCCCTCATCGTCGCGTTCATCCTCGGCATCCCACTGGGTATGCTCGCCGCCTACCACCGGGACAAGGCCCCCGACGCCGCGCTGCGCATCCTCGCGATCCTCGGCTACGCGACTCCCGTGTTCTTCGCGGGCATGATCCTCAAGCTGGTCTTCGGCGTCTTCCTGCCCATCCTGCCCGTGGCAGGTCGCGGCACCACCGAGACCGAATACATCATGTCCGGCGTGGTCGGGCCCACCCGGTTCTACATCATCGATGCGATCCGCATCGGCAACTTCGAGGTCCTCGGCGATGTGCTCGCCCACGCGGTCCTGCCCGCGATCGCCCTCGGCGTGCTCACGGCCGGAGTCTTCCTCCGCCTCGTGCGCACGAACCTCATCGGCACCCTGGGCCAGCAGTACATCGACTCCGGCCGGTCCCGCGGCATCTCCGAATACCGCCTGGTCACCAAGCACGCCTACCGTCCCGCGCTGATCCCGATCATCACGGTCATGGGCATGCAGATCGCGCTCATGCTCGCCGGCGCCGTGCTCACGGAGACGACATTCGAATGGAAGGGGCTCGGCTTCAAGCTCGCCGAATACCTCACCGCCCGTGACTTCGTGGCCGTCCAGGGAATCGTGGTCTTCCTCGCCATCATCGTGGCACTGACCAACTTCCTCGTCGACGTCATCGCCGCCTTCATCGACCCCCGAGTGAGGTACTGA
- a CDS encoding ABC transporter substrate-binding protein — MKRRTGAKAVAIAAAGALLLSACSTSTTGKDGEEGGGSLTVGTTDKVVALDPAGAYDNGSSLVEQQVYPFILAYKPGTAELNPSIAESADFSEPTKYEVKLKDGLKYANGNELTSSDVKFSFDRQLKIQDPNGPSSLLGGLKSVETPDDSTVIFNLKRKNDQTFPGVLASAAGPIVDEDVFEADKITENQAIVDGKAFAGPYTIDGFKFNELITYKAYPDYKGFIEPAKTETVQMKYYSDANNMKLDVQENTIDVAWRSLSATDVEDLGKNDDLKVHKGPGGEIRYIVFNMDTMPFGAKTDNADEKKSLAVRQAMADSVDRQAIASQVYKDTFTPLYSHVPDGLPGADEPLKSEYGDGQGGADVDKAKKALKDAGVKTPVELNLQYNPDHYGPSSGDEYALVKDQLDKTGLFKVNLQSTEWVQYSKDRTDDVYPMYQLGWFPDYSDADNYLVPFFYDTDETPSFLANHYRDKTMNKELNAQSSIDDKGKRADALKKIQGQLAEELPTLPLLQGNQIAVSGKDVKGVDDTLDPAFQFRLALLSK; from the coding sequence ATGAAACGTCGAACTGGTGCAAAGGCAGTGGCCATCGCCGCTGCCGGCGCTTTGCTACTCTCGGCATGCTCGACCTCGACCACCGGCAAAGACGGTGAAGAGGGAGGTGGCTCCCTCACAGTGGGAACCACAGACAAGGTTGTCGCTCTCGACCCGGCCGGTGCCTATGACAACGGAAGCTCGCTCGTCGAGCAGCAGGTCTACCCGTTCATCCTGGCCTATAAGCCGGGAACCGCGGAGCTCAATCCCTCCATCGCGGAATCGGCGGACTTCAGCGAACCGACGAAGTACGAGGTCAAGCTCAAGGACGGGTTGAAGTATGCGAACGGAAACGAACTCACCTCCTCGGACGTGAAGTTCTCCTTCGATCGACAGCTGAAGATCCAGGATCCGAACGGACCGTCGTCCCTCCTCGGCGGCCTGAAGTCGGTTGAGACTCCGGATGACTCCACGGTCATCTTCAACCTCAAGCGCAAGAACGACCAGACCTTCCCAGGTGTGCTGGCCAGTGCCGCAGGGCCGATCGTTGACGAGGACGTCTTTGAGGCGGACAAGATCACTGAGAACCAGGCCATCGTCGACGGCAAGGCCTTCGCCGGTCCGTACACGATCGACGGATTCAAGTTCAACGAGCTCATCACCTACAAGGCCTACCCCGACTACAAGGGCTTCATCGAACCGGCGAAGACCGAGACCGTGCAGATGAAGTACTACTCGGACGCCAACAACATGAAGCTCGACGTCCAGGAGAACACGATCGACGTCGCCTGGCGTTCGCTGTCGGCCACCGACGTCGAAGACCTCGGCAAGAACGACGACCTCAAGGTGCACAAGGGCCCCGGCGGCGAGATCCGCTACATCGTCTTCAACATGGACACGATGCCCTTCGGTGCCAAGACCGACAATGCGGATGAGAAGAAGTCCCTGGCCGTGCGCCAGGCGATGGCGGACTCTGTCGATCGTCAGGCCATCGCCTCCCAGGTCTACAAGGACACCTTCACCCCTCTGTATTCGCATGTTCCCGACGGACTGCCGGGTGCCGACGAGCCCTTGAAGTCTGAGTACGGTGACGGTCAGGGCGGTGCGGATGTCGACAAGGCCAAGAAGGCCCTCAAGGATGCCGGTGTCAAGACACCTGTCGAGCTCAACCTGCAGTACAACCCCGACCACTACGGTCCCTCCTCGGGCGACGAATACGCCCTGGTCAAGGATCAGCTGGACAAGACGGGGCTGTTCAAGGTCAACCTGCAGTCGACCGAATGGGTGCAGTACAGCAAGGACCGCACCGACGACGTCTACCCCATGTATCAGCTCGGCTGGTTCCCGGACTACTCGGATGCGGACAACTACCTGGTGCCGTTCTTCTATGACACGGACGAGACACCGAGCTTCCTGGCCAACCACTACCGGGATAAGACGATGAACAAGGAACTGAACGCTCAGTCCTCCATCGACGACAAGGGCAAGCGCGCAGACGCGCTGAAGAAGATTCAGGGTCAGCTTGCTGAGGAGCTGCCGACCCTGCCGCTGCTTCAGGGCAACCAGATCGCGGTCTCGGGCAAGGACGTCAAGGGCGTCGATGACACCCTTGACCCCGCGTTCCAGTTCCGGTTGGCGCTGCTGAGCAAGTGA